Proteins encoded together in one Triticum dicoccoides isolate Atlit2015 ecotype Zavitan chromosome 7B, WEW_v2.0, whole genome shotgun sequence window:
- the LOC119338250 gene encoding exopolygalacturonase-like — MAFRNVAMRVLLLLAVVSAAYAAKGKAEKKESADGPAASGPAASGEGGEYDITKLGAKPDGTTDCTEAVEEAWASACGSTGNPTIIIPKGDFLTGALNFTGPCKGDGLNIKLEGNLLASNDLAKFKSNWIEIMRVKKLSITGKGNIDGQGKAVWTKNSCQKNYNCKILPNSLVLDFCDDALIEGISIINSKFFHMNIFQCKGVTVKDVKVNAPGDSPNTDGIHMGDSSNVSIIDTTIGVGDDCISIGPGSTQVNISGVTCGPGHGISIGSLGRYKDEKDVTDITVKNCVLKGSTNGLRIKSYEDAKSPLVASKIHYENIEMDDSGYPIIIDQKYCPNKLCTSKGDADRVTVKDVTFKNITGTSATPEAVSLLCSEKKPCEGVTMSDVKIEYSGKNNKTMTVCTHVKVTATGVDKANTCDA; from the exons ATGGCGTTCAGGAACGTTGCGATGAGAGTCTTGTTGCTCCTGGCGGTGGTGAGCGCGGCATATGCTGCCAAAGGCAAGGCGGAGAAGAAGGAGAGCGCAGATGGTCCGGCGGCGTCCGGTCCGGCGGCGTCCGGTGAGGGCGGGGAGTACGACATCACCAAGCTCGGCGCCAAGCCCGACGGCACAACAGACTGCACCGAG gcggtggaggaggcatGGGCCTCGGCATGCGGTAGCACCGGGAACCCGACCATCATCATCCCCAAGGGTGATTTCCTGACTGGAGCTCTGAATTTCACGGGGCCGTGCAAGGGCGACGGACTCAACATCAAGCTGGAAGGCAACCTGCTAGCTTCCAACGACCTGGCCAAGTTCAAGTCTAACTGGATCGAGATCATGCGCGTGAAGAAGCTCTCAATCACCGGCAAAGGCAACATCGACGGTCAGGGCAAGGCCGTCTGGACCAAAAACAGCTGCCAAAAGAACTACAACTGCAAGATATTGCCAAAC TCGTTGGTGCTGGACTTCTGCGACGACGCGCTCATCGAAGGCATCTCTATCATCAATTCCAAGTTCTTCCACATGAACATCTTCCAGTGCAAGGGCGTGACCGTCAAGGACGTGAAGGTGAACGCGCCCGGGGACAGCCCCAACACCGACGGCATCCACATGGGCGACTCGTCCAATGTCAGCATCATCGACACCACCATCGGCGTTGGCGACGACTGCATCTCCATTGGCCCCGGCTCCACACAAGTCAACATCAGCGGTGTGACCTGTGGCCCAGGCCATGGTATCAGCATTGGCAGCCTCGGGAGGTACAAGGACGAGAAGGACGTGACCGACATCACCGTCAAGAACTGCGTGCTCAAGGGCTCCACCAATGGCCTCCGCATCAAGTCGTACGAGGACGCCAAGTCACCCCTCGTAGCATCCAAGATCCACTACGAGAACATCGAGATGGACGACTCGGGCTACCCGATCATCATCGACCAGAAGTACTGCCCCAACAAACTTTGCACCTCTAAGGGCGACGCCGACAGGGTCACCGTCAAGGACGTTACCTTCAAAAACATCACCGGCACCTCCGCCACCCCCGAGGCCGTCAGCCTGCTCTGCTCCGAAAAGAAGCCCTGCGAAGGCGTCACAATGTCCGACGTCAAGATCGAGTACTCCGGCAAGAACAACAAGACCATGACTGTCTGCACCCACGTCAAGGTCACCGCCACGGGAGTCGACAAGGCCAACACATGCGACGCCTGA